The following are encoded in a window of Ignicoccus islandicus DSM 13165 genomic DNA:
- a CDS encoding S16 family serine protease gives MRNRMNFLYTYTLLSLVVLTSIVIATNFTNEVKGCWGYAPAVVGENEGALSILSVDVREGSGRVFIGGPLLGSDFQGSMSGASVAASIISGQPLILHDFSYYLSDIGYNVTINAAGPSGSALAATLALLKLEGFNCTKHVAMTGMVGLAGEVLPVGGVKIKASAVRSYGLVHFLVPVGESVEVKGLIVDEVPSIIDAAKHFGYYLERKSCEVPQRLEASKLVFKSHYEELLKNLNMVIEKIKVKDNELNSTLDQYLRDAKLSANNGNYYAAASYVFTALIKAYARYYKEILTSMSNSSFPQIVASHIHGMNLTNINDRIRDFVNSTLSELEHYTTIEPSNCYSNLWSLEACAAVYSREYRLKNYLINIKDQLHSNVTLDALSNLLALARARAISIELWVNAVNDMSSNKDAPKVNDVVFLAREALQVAYESAKYALGLIPIRGSMASDIGDMVDEAYKAMYNRNYAKVIGMSSLIYETSASTLHGFTNATIVSTTILPELMQRDFCNPTPSFIAYNYYTYVNHLLRTDPESAEALSYSPIFFIHLSEVNSVG, from the coding sequence ATGAGGAATCGTATGAATTTCTTGTATACTTATACCTTGCTTAGTTTGGTAGTACTTACCTCTATAGTAATTGCAACGAACTTTACAAATGAAGTTAAGGGATGTTGGGGGTACGCTCCAGCGGTAGTAGGTGAGAACGAGGGTGCACTTTCGATTTTAAGTGTAGATGTTAGAGAAGGTAGTGGGAGAGTCTTCATTGGTGGACCATTACTGGGAAGCGATTTTCAAGGTTCAATGTCTGGCGCGTCTGTAGCAGCAAGCATAATTAGCGGACAGCCACTAATACTACACGATTTCTCTTATTACCTTTCAGATATAGGGTATAACGTAACTATCAATGCCGCTGGTCCTAGTGGCAGTGCGTTGGCAGCAACGCTAGCATTATTGAAACTAGAGGGGTTCAATTGTACTAAACACGTAGCAATGACAGGGATGGTTGGCCTCGCCGGTGAAGTCTTGCCAGTTGGTGGTGTTAAAATAAAAGCTTCTGCTGTGCGAAGCTACGGTTTAGTTCACTTCTTAGTTCCAGTGGGCGAGAGCGTTGAGGTCAAAGGGTTAATCGTAGACGAAGTACCCTCAATTATTGACGCAGCTAAGCACTTTGGTTACTACTTGGAAAGAAAGTCTTGCGAAGTCCCCCAGAGGCTTGAAGCTTCAAAGCTCGTCTTCAAATCACACTATGAAGAACTTTTAAAGAACCTTAACATGGTTATTGAAAAGATTAAGGTAAAAGATAATGAATTAAATAGTACTTTAGATCAATATCTTAGAGATGCCAAATTAAGTGCAAACAATGGAAATTACTACGCCGCTGCTAGTTACGTCTTTACTGCTCTCATAAAAGCATACGCTAGATACTATAAAGAGATCTTAACTAGTATGTCTAACTCAAGTTTCCCACAGATAGTCGCCTCACACATACATGGGATGAATCTAACTAACATTAACGACAGAATAAGGGACTTCGTAAACAGTACGTTAAGCGAGCTCGAACATTATACAACCATTGAACCAAGTAATTGTTATTCAAATCTATGGAGCTTGGAAGCATGCGCTGCTGTATATAGCAGAGAATATCGACTCAAGAATTATCTTATCAACATTAAAGATCAGCTTCATAGTAATGTAACTCTTGATGCACTATCGAACTTACTAGCGTTAGCTCGTGCCAGGGCAATAAGCATAGAACTATGGGTTAACGCTGTAAACGATATGTCAAGTAACAAGGACGCACCTAAGGTAAATGACGTCGTATTCTTGGCACGAGAGGCACTGCAAGTAGCTTATGAGTCAGCGAAATACGCGTTGGGCCTCATTCCAATAAGAGGATCAATGGCATCTGATATAGGCGACATGGTTGATGAGGCATATAAAGCAATGTATAATAGAAATTACGCAAAGGTTATTGGAATGTCCTCGTTAATTTACGAAACGAGTGCCTCTACATTACATGGGTTCACGAACGCCACTATTGTCTCCACCACCATACTTCCAGAGCTAATGCAGAGAGACTTCTGTAATCCGACCCCTTCATTCATAGCATACAACTACTATACGTACGTAAAC
- a CDS encoding complex I subunit 1/NuoH family protein, which yields MLAGTEIVLFSLTSILLAFAYAGLLDLITIYLERKILGRAMQRYGPSHVGYAGLLQLIADFLKYLSKELFSPRNVDKVLYYGVPVALIAVITVPLVLLPFDYVVLSGLQGLAELVGIKVNLTEYAISRILDNVMPGVSLFGYVAIVAVTMPLMYILAWAQSNKYSSIAAFRTILMLVTYEVPFIISIAAASVLAGPSIYSIVNSQLLGPLLFVNPLLALVLTISLIAESERQPFDHPEAEEEIVHGWNIEYGAGEFILLYGLYLYTKAFYAAALISILLLGGWLGPAIPGLPMSLTNFIWFTVKLVGVFLLFVWIRASVARPRVDQVLDFGWFKLLILSIIAFVLSVALKIGGVI from the coding sequence TTGCTAGCGGGCACTGAGATAGTATTATTCTCTTTAACATCAATACTGTTGGCGTTCGCATATGCTGGACTGCTTGATCTAATTACTATCTACCTCGAAAGAAAGATTCTAGGTAGAGCGATGCAAAGGTACGGTCCCTCACACGTAGGATACGCTGGCTTGCTCCAACTCATTGCAGACTTCTTAAAGTACTTGTCTAAAGAGCTCTTCTCACCACGAAACGTAGATAAGGTATTGTATTATGGGGTGCCAGTAGCATTAATAGCTGTAATAACAGTCCCATTGGTACTCCTACCTTTCGACTACGTAGTACTATCTGGATTGCAAGGACTAGCTGAACTTGTAGGAATTAAAGTTAATCTGACCGAATACGCTATTTCCAGAATACTAGACAATGTGATGCCAGGCGTATCGCTATTTGGTTACGTGGCAATAGTTGCTGTTACAATGCCTTTAATGTATATCTTGGCTTGGGCACAGAGCAACAAATATAGTTCCATAGCAGCCTTTAGAACGATATTAATGCTCGTCACATATGAGGTACCTTTTATAATATCAATAGCAGCGGCTTCTGTCCTTGCAGGACCTAGCATTTATAGTATTGTTAACTCCCAACTGCTCGGTCCACTGTTATTTGTGAATCCCCTTCTAGCATTGGTCCTAACCATTTCGCTAATAGCTGAAAGCGAGCGTCAACCCTTCGACCATCCCGAAGCCGAAGAGGAAATAGTCCATGGATGGAACATAGAATATGGAGCGGGAGAGTTCATACTCCTCTACGGTCTCTATCTGTATACAAAAGCGTTTTACGCAGCAGCACTAATTTCGATACTGCTTCTTGGTGGGTGGTTAGGACCAGCTATACCGGGTCTTCCTATGTCCTTAACTAATTTCATCTGGTTCACAGTGAAACTAGTCGGGGTTTTCCTCCTTTTCGTCTGGATTAGGGCAAGCGTTGCAAGGCCTAGAGTGGATCAAGTACTCGACTTCGGATGGTTTAAGTTATTGATTCTTAGTATCATTGCGTTCGTATTATCAGTTGCATTGAAGATAGGAGGTGTTATATGA
- a CDS encoding 4Fe-4S binding protein has translation MQEKKFVEVRSKWRLSKGPSGLIKAMMATASYMFKERPTTLYPFEKNKLPEAFRGLLTYDIDKCIGCGACVLACPNKCLYKVPGPKTEKNKPGIYIAFEPTHCLFCGLCVEACPPVSGSLSHSSLVSIVSSKEKIYWSPWEWAAISELIKEKGWEYDAIDYDKIEDLVKEKSEEVKRRIESKTLGGNK, from the coding sequence ATGCAAGAAAAGAAATTCGTTGAAGTAAGATCGAAATGGAGATTGAGTAAAGGTCCAAGTGGACTTATAAAAGCTATGATGGCCACGGCCAGCTATATGTTCAAGGAAAGACCAACTACATTGTATCCCTTTGAGAAGAACAAACTCCCCGAAGCATTTAGAGGCCTCTTGACCTATGATATAGATAAATGTATAGGGTGTGGCGCTTGCGTTTTAGCGTGTCCAAATAAGTGCCTATATAAAGTTCCTGGCCCAAAGACAGAGAAGAACAAACCCGGAATATACATTGCTTTCGAACCTACTCATTGCTTATTCTGTGGTCTCTGTGTTGAGGCATGTCCCCCTGTCTCTGGTTCCTTGAGCCACTCTTCGTTAGTATCAATAGTTTCGTCAAAGGAAAAGATATATTGGAGTCCTTGGGAGTGGGCAGCAATTAGTGAGTTAATTAAAGAAAAAGGTTGGGAGTACGATGCTATAGATTACGATAAAATCGAGGATCTGGTTAAAGAGAAATCGGAAGAAGTCAAAAGGAGGATAGAGTCAAAGACACTAGGGGGTAACAAATGA
- a CDS encoding NADH-quinone oxidoreductase subunit J, translating into MIETFILLMTLATIASAAVVWDPDLVRAAISLVVVFLLSGLALLTLGSWFIGALQVILGAGAVAILALYAAITSKGRREILKAPQGGTLGALVLSALGIGIGFLTISTPGIFTLYTSTTSNIASTLFGDLGLVATLSILLLVALISSAYIIRYIVIEGVRGRE; encoded by the coding sequence ATGATAGAAACATTCATTCTATTGATGACCCTAGCGACTATAGCGTCGGCAGCAGTAGTTTGGGACCCCGATTTAGTGAGAGCAGCCATATCATTAGTAGTTGTTTTCCTACTCTCTGGTTTGGCGCTATTGACTCTAGGTTCGTGGTTCATAGGGGCATTACAAGTCATACTTGGCGCAGGAGCAGTTGCGATATTGGCTTTATACGCAGCTATAACGTCTAAGGGAAGGAGAGAGATTCTGAAAGCACCTCAAGGTGGAACCCTAGGTGCACTCGTACTCTCAGCTCTGGGTATTGGTATAGGTTTTCTAACAATCTCCACCCCGGGTATATTTACTCTCTATACTTCGACCACATCTAATATAGCTTCCACGTTGTTTGGTGATTTAGGTCTAGTTGCTACTCTGAGTATACTTCTCTTAGTTGCACTGATATCGTCGGCATACATCATAAGATATATAGTTATTGAGGGGGTGAGGGGCCGTGAGTGA
- a CDS encoding NADH-quinone oxidoreductase subunit NuoK, with protein MSELGPAIWITIPLIVIGLYGLIARRNLVRMMISLEVIGAGTVTILGSAAAAHWNGMGEVLGVLALVALGIEGALLIAIATAMSYQYKTFDIHTFKKEVKEE; from the coding sequence GTGAGTGAACTCGGACCTGCCATTTGGATTACTATTCCGCTTATAGTAATAGGGCTATATGGTCTAATTGCAAGGCGAAATCTGGTTCGGATGATGATATCTCTAGAAGTGATTGGTGCAGGTACGGTAACAATATTGGGATCGGCGGCAGCAGCTCATTGGAATGGCATGGGAGAAGTTCTCGGTGTATTAGCATTGGTAGCTTTAGGTATTGAGGGAGCCCTCTTAATTGCAATTGCTACTGCGATGTCATACCAGTACAAGACATTTGATATCCACACCTTTAAGAAGGAGGTGAAGGAAGAGTGA
- a CDS encoding NADH-quinone oxidoreductase subunit N, protein MIDTMIVYFLAVLQSIVFPVYVSKYLSSILLLVPLLFGYSKLGSLVLDSFTKVGMLAVTLPAVVTLLFHRRPQRHFVILITLLTISGQLVAASRNLATLAVALEAMSLAAAAVALYPGSRDKLRVSTTYLIFSVMAAIMLFLGLALYFAGGGSIQLTNGFTQTSTAIVGLALMVAAIMIKLAITPMHAWAVDVYSEGSTSAALYLSSSVKAGAMIALAILAYGPLRYAYELGYWQLLLPFLLLATLSNVVGAVGMVATTKVKRILSFSSVAHAGFVALTLAYPTQLTASVIAYYALVYSIANTVAFSSVLMVKAEDDATVNELSLLYKKPLTALAVAIAVLSLLGLPPTAGFNAKLFSLLALFHSSKISPWLLTTFAIIAVVSTAISGYSYIKIVGYLSKKPEDRSDVRISSIDVFSWILALLLLVMYFVPVLSVPTI, encoded by the coding sequence GTGATAGACACAATGATAGTTTACTTCCTTGCTGTACTCCAATCAATAGTTTTCCCAGTTTACGTTAGCAAATATCTATCGAGTATTCTATTACTAGTACCATTGCTCTTCGGATATTCAAAACTTGGAAGTCTAGTATTAGACTCCTTCACGAAAGTAGGTATGCTCGCCGTAACTCTTCCCGCGGTAGTGACTTTACTTTTCCATAGAAGACCTCAAAGACACTTCGTGATACTTATAACGCTCTTGACTATAAGCGGTCAATTAGTAGCAGCTTCAAGGAATCTAGCCACCTTAGCTGTTGCATTAGAAGCAATGTCACTTGCAGCTGCTGCAGTTGCTCTTTATCCAGGTTCTAGAGACAAGCTACGCGTTTCAACAACTTATTTAATATTTAGCGTCATGGCTGCAATAATGTTGTTCTTAGGTTTGGCTCTCTATTTCGCTGGCGGTGGATCCATACAACTAACGAATGGATTCACTCAAACTAGCACAGCAATAGTCGGTCTAGCGTTAATGGTAGCAGCCATAATGATAAAGTTAGCAATAACTCCCATGCACGCATGGGCAGTTGACGTTTACTCGGAAGGCAGTACGAGCGCTGCTCTCTACTTATCAAGCTCGGTGAAGGCTGGAGCTATGATAGCATTAGCTATCTTGGCCTATGGACCTCTGAGATACGCTTATGAATTAGGTTATTGGCAGTTACTCTTGCCTTTCCTACTTCTAGCAACGCTCTCTAACGTGGTTGGAGCTGTAGGAATGGTAGCCACAACCAAAGTTAAGCGAATATTGTCCTTTTCTAGTGTGGCTCACGCAGGTTTCGTTGCTCTGACGTTAGCGTATCCAACGCAGCTGACTGCGTCAGTAATAGCTTATTATGCTCTCGTTTACTCGATCGCAAATACCGTAGCCTTCTCGTCAGTCTTAATGGTAAAGGCTGAGGACGATGCAACGGTAAACGAACTCTCTCTTTTATATAAGAAACCTCTTACAGCACTAGCTGTCGCTATAGCTGTGCTTAGTCTATTGGGTTTACCACCAACAGCGGGTTTCAATGCGAAGCTATTCTCTTTACTGGCATTATTCCATTCAAGTAAAATATCGCCTTGGCTTCTAACGACGTTCGCTATTATTGCAGTCGTTAGTACAGCCATTTCCGGATACAGTTATATAAAGATAGTAGGCTATCTCTCGAAGAAACCGGAAGACCGAAGCGATGTAAGAATTAGTAGTATTGATGTCTTTTCATGGATCCTAGCATTGTTATTACTAGTCATGTACTTCGTACCAGTTCTATCGGTGCCTACAATATGA
- a CDS encoding radical SAM protein: MARKMEGRTVTEIREPIPLIGSIAFGIIDRGTNVLQVRVTSVCGMCCKFCSVDAGPCSKSRWNEFVITDIEWLKRWVSEVVKFKGGDIEILLDGIGDPLEHPQITEIVSGLREIEGVKSIALETHGLRLSFDLVDELARSGLDRINLSIETLNPSKAKFLAGRDDYDVSKVKEVIEYTVSNTPIDVHLTPVLLPGINENDVIEILLWGKEIGVGKKWPPFTVQKYVRHKRGRKVKGVKEWDWDYFWKWIDETERKYGLKLKWSMDEWGMRYAPKLPTLYEKGSRVKVEIVSRGHIKGEWLAVPIPNRNVVITLVGVAGDIGKRVTVRIINNKDNIYLATP, translated from the coding sequence ATGGCAAGGAAGATGGAGGGTAGAACAGTTACTGAAATAAGGGAACCAATACCTCTCATTGGTTCGATTGCATTCGGAATAATAGACAGGGGAACTAACGTCCTTCAAGTGAGGGTTACTAGCGTTTGCGGCATGTGTTGTAAGTTTTGCAGCGTTGATGCTGGTCCGTGTTCTAAGAGCAGATGGAACGAGTTCGTTATAACTGACATCGAATGGTTAAAGAGGTGGGTTTCTGAGGTAGTCAAGTTCAAAGGGGGTGACATCGAAATACTTTTAGATGGAATAGGGGATCCTTTAGAGCACCCCCAAATCACTGAAATAGTTTCCGGTCTTAGAGAGATTGAAGGAGTTAAATCGATCGCCTTGGAAACTCACGGCCTAAGGCTAAGTTTCGATCTGGTGGATGAACTAGCTCGAAGCGGGTTAGATAGAATAAATCTCAGCATTGAAACACTGAATCCCTCGAAAGCTAAGTTCCTAGCTGGCAGGGACGATTACGACGTCTCGAAAGTTAAAGAAGTAATAGAATATACAGTCTCTAATACTCCTATAGATGTTCACCTAACACCAGTTCTTTTACCTGGCATTAATGAGAACGACGTTATAGAAATATTGCTTTGGGGAAAGGAGATAGGTGTAGGAAAGAAGTGGCCACCATTCACTGTCCAGAAGTACGTGAGACATAAGAGAGGTAGGAAGGTCAAGGGAGTGAAGGAATGGGATTGGGACTATTTTTGGAAGTGGATAGATGAAACCGAACGCAAGTACGGTTTGAAATTGAAGTGGAGTATGGACGAATGGGGTATGCGTTACGCGCCTAAGTTACCGACGCTCTATGAGAAGGGATCTAGAGTGAAGGTCGAAATAGTGTCCAGAGGTCATATCAAGGGAGAATGGCTCGCAGTTCCGATACCGAACCGAAACGTTGTAATTACTTTAGTTGGTGTAGCCGGAGATATCGGGAAGAGGGTTACTGTTAGGATTATTAATAACAAAGACAACATCTACTTGGCTACGCCGTAG
- a CDS encoding aspartate kinase, whose translation MRVVSKFGGSVLRDVEGYRKAAQIVKELLNDTENEVVVVVSAMKGITDSLLRVSENPHRGWREYLRALQRRHERVLDQLNADEKWKESLRELFDNLNKVLWALEILKESTPRTKDYILSFGERSSSVLMAAALESVGIDAEPVFPERLGIYVEGEPPNVTILYDMTFEKVRENLGSILSEGRIPVATGFLGINIEGVITNLGRGGSDLTATILGAALNADEVRLYTDVDGIKTANPREFKEAVTIPELSLYEAIELARLGAKRLHPKTFEPLLRRPTDVRILSLYNPHGSSTLISYKKQGPNLKAVAVMNDLALISVKGVGMVEMKGTAAKVMEACAKVGANIYAISQPISETSITIAVNKGFTDIVAKAVKNSLGLYGIDVEVDIKPDVSAVSIVGKGLEEPTYVSNVLRELPNEPVLLVTKGPSDLSLTIFTTHRAARSIASSFHKAILKEMEKYYGVAK comes from the coding sequence GTGAGAGTGGTAAGCAAGTTCGGTGGTTCCGTTCTACGGGATGTAGAAGGGTATAGAAAAGCTGCTCAAATAGTTAAGGAACTCTTAAACGATACGGAGAACGAAGTCGTAGTCGTTGTCTCTGCAATGAAGGGCATAACAGACTCTCTTTTAAGGGTTTCAGAGAATCCCCATAGAGGTTGGAGAGAATACTTAAGAGCTCTGCAAAGACGCCATGAAAGAGTGTTAGATCAACTTAACGCTGATGAGAAGTGGAAAGAGTCATTGAGGGAGTTGTTCGATAATTTAAACAAAGTATTATGGGCCCTCGAAATACTCAAGGAGAGTACACCTAGAACTAAAGACTACATACTGTCCTTTGGTGAGAGGTCATCGTCAGTCCTCATGGCTGCAGCATTAGAAAGCGTAGGCATAGACGCCGAACCCGTCTTCCCTGAGAGACTGGGAATTTACGTTGAGGGGGAACCTCCGAACGTAACAATTCTCTACGATATGACCTTTGAAAAGGTTAGAGAGAACTTAGGCTCCATATTGTCTGAGGGAAGAATTCCCGTAGCTACGGGGTTTTTAGGGATCAACATTGAAGGTGTTATAACGAACCTAGGAAGAGGTGGAAGCGATTTGACGGCAACAATACTCGGTGCCGCATTAAATGCTGATGAAGTTAGGCTCTACACTGACGTTGATGGAATAAAGACTGCCAATCCAAGAGAGTTTAAGGAAGCCGTAACTATACCCGAATTAAGCTTGTATGAGGCCATCGAATTGGCCCGACTGGGTGCTAAGAGGCTTCACCCCAAAACCTTTGAACCACTATTAAGAAGACCAACTGATGTCAGAATATTGTCGCTCTATAATCCCCATGGTTCATCTACGTTAATTTCTTACAAGAAACAAGGGCCAAACCTTAAGGCAGTCGCAGTAATGAACGACTTGGCTCTAATTTCGGTAAAGGGAGTTGGAATGGTTGAAATGAAAGGAACAGCTGCGAAAGTAATGGAAGCTTGTGCCAAGGTTGGTGCAAATATATACGCTATATCACAACCAATTTCGGAAACCTCCATAACCATAGCAGTTAACAAGGGATTTACAGATATAGTTGCCAAGGCAGTTAAGAACTCATTAGGTCTCTACGGTATTGATGTTGAAGTAGATATTAAACCAGACGTCTCTGCTGTCTCAATAGTTGGAAAAGGACTCGAGGAACCCACGTACGTTAGCAACGTCCTCAGGGAGCTACCTAACGAACCAGTGTTGCTGGTAACTAAGGGACCTTCCGATTTAAGCCTAACGATTTTTACCACCCATAGGGCTGCCAGATCTATAGCTTCGAGTTTTCATAAAGCCATATTGAAGGAAATGGAGAAATACTACGGCGTAGCCAAGTAG
- a CDS encoding phosphoribosyltransferase: MNAIKLAEAIKSSKESFDYVIGVVRGGNVVASILSDLLNTDLIAIKLKAYKGTKLQGQAVLYDEPCVELRGKRILVVDDVCDTGSTFKVLSSYLKLRGVDEMKFAVLVKKRTCDFNINYWSLEDDRWILFPWEILEIYNQDPEGVKEAVREGMDNEVATRILGFIESTGKT, from the coding sequence TTGAACGCAATTAAACTTGCAGAGGCAATTAAGTCTTCCAAAGAATCATTTGATTACGTAATTGGTGTGGTGAGGGGAGGAAACGTAGTAGCATCTATTTTATCTGATTTACTCAACACGGATCTGATAGCAATAAAACTGAAAGCGTACAAGGGAACGAAACTACAAGGCCAAGCAGTCTTATACGACGAACCCTGCGTTGAGTTGAGAGGTAAGAGAATACTGGTAGTAGATGACGTTTGCGATACGGGATCTACTTTCAAGGTTCTTTCAAGTTATTTGAAGCTCAGAGGAGTAGACGAGATGAAGTTTGCAGTCCTTGTAAAAAAGAGAACATGTGATTTCAATATTAATTATTGGAGCCTGGAAGACGATAGATGGATACTATTTCCATGGGAGATTCTCGAAATTTATAATCAAGATCCTGAAGGGGTTAAAGAGGCGGTGAGAGAGGGTATGGATAATGAAGTGGCAACACGCATACTGGGGTTTATCGAAAGTACCGGAAAGACTTGA
- a CDS encoding DUF711 family protein codes for MIRFSSEEIAEVIEMLHYLHLDIRAVTLSLNVLHLREWEEVIEYIEKWGLKLREAVTDVVNKHGVPIVTSRIALPPVQFLLKKDHRSEDLVKLALELDKVARKVGIDAIGGFGAFVNVSIDDNGRKVIDAISEVLSRTQTIFSFINVGSTIDGLNLDAIYELADVILDTASKTKGHGNARFLVSVNLPGDVPFMPGAHHGFGRPMAEVNVAVSGPGVVEAAIRRSKVNSFRELHETIKKVAFKISRLGEFTAREVAKRLSVEPGSVDLSLAPTPKVGDSVARIVEAMGIPVFGSPGTLTALAIMVDALKKGGSMAVSRFGGFSGLFIPLSEDAGMMEAAQKGMIDIYKLIAYTAVCSSGLDMVPIPFVSRETLASIIADQLTIGVIHQKPLGVRLLPVPNSKPGDVVDLGGLLGKGVVINVEDLSPNTFVKLKGHLPPPILRLQMG; via the coding sequence GTGATTCGGTTTAGTAGCGAAGAGATAGCTGAAGTAATAGAAATGTTACATTATCTACATTTAGACATAAGGGCTGTTACGCTTTCACTGAACGTATTGCATTTAAGAGAATGGGAAGAAGTGATAGAATATATAGAAAAGTGGGGCCTTAAACTACGAGAAGCAGTTACTGATGTTGTCAATAAGCACGGGGTTCCCATAGTAACTTCAAGAATAGCGTTACCTCCCGTGCAATTTCTCCTTAAAAAGGATCACAGGAGCGAAGACTTAGTCAAACTGGCTCTAGAACTGGATAAAGTTGCTAGAAAAGTAGGAATTGATGCAATTGGAGGCTTCGGTGCTTTCGTTAACGTTTCTATAGACGACAATGGGAGGAAGGTTATAGATGCTATATCTGAGGTACTAAGCAGAACGCAAACGATTTTCTCTTTCATAAATGTAGGTAGTACTATTGATGGACTCAACTTAGACGCAATCTATGAGCTTGCTGACGTGATATTAGATACGGCAAGTAAAACTAAAGGTCATGGAAATGCTAGGTTCCTCGTGAGCGTTAACTTGCCTGGAGACGTACCGTTCATGCCGGGAGCTCATCATGGGTTTGGGAGACCTATGGCAGAGGTAAACGTGGCAGTTTCCGGCCCCGGTGTAGTAGAAGCCGCCATTAGGAGATCGAAAGTAAACTCATTCCGAGAACTCCACGAGACAATAAAGAAGGTAGCTTTTAAAATATCGAGACTAGGTGAATTCACTGCTAGGGAAGTTGCGAAGAGATTATCTGTAGAGCCAGGCTCGGTCGATTTAAGTTTAGCTCCAACTCCTAAAGTAGGAGATAGCGTAGCGCGAATCGTTGAAGCTATGGGAATACCAGTTTTCGGTTCACCGGGAACTTTAACTGCCTTAGCTATTATGGTAGACGCTCTAAAGAAAGGAGGTAGTATGGCAGTTTCCAGATTCGGTGGATTCTCCGGTTTATTTATACCACTGAGCGAAGACGCGGGAATGATGGAAGCTGCCCAAAAGGGGATGATAGATATATATAAGTTGATTGCATATACTGCAGTATGTTCGTCAGGTCTAGATATGGTTCCGATTCCATTTGTATCAAGGGAAACATTGGCCTCTATAATAGCAGATCAATTAACTATAGGAGTGATACACCAGAAGCCTTTAGGCGTCAGACTGTTGCCTGTACCAAACTCTAAGCCCGGGGACGTCGTGGACTTAGGAGGACTACTAGGAAAAGGTGTAGTAATAAATGTAGAGGACTTATCTCCAAATACCTTCGTGAAACTTAAGGGTCATTTGCCACCACCTATATTAAGACTTCAAATGGGTTAG